The sequence TTTGTCTTCCAGTCCAGAAATAGCAACTACATTTATCCGCACACTGGCGGCAAATATTCTCGAACGGGAAGAACGTTTATTACAACTAGCTTATAATTCAGTCCGAAAGCGAGTAGCGGATATTCTATTGTTTTTGATGGAAAAAGAAGGCTGTGCAACAGAGTTACAGGTTGCCCGTGAAGATTTGTCTAATCTTGCCGGTACATCCAAAGAAACAGTCATTCGTACACTATCTGATTTTAAGCAGGAACGATTGATTGACATTACCAAAAATGGAAACATTCTGTTTTTAAATCCGGATAAACTTCGGGTATTGAAAAACTAAAACAGACCCATTGGAAAATTTACCATTCCCGGATTGCTATTATTTGTCTTCAGGGGATTATTACCCATATTATATTATTTCCCATGCAAACGACGTATGACTTACTATGGAAGCTTTTTGGTAGTTTCTCACTTTTTACCAAGCATCTTTGGGTCTGGATTGACTTCTCAGTATAGCGGATGTGCTGTTACGAATTTACATTCAATTACTCTTAATTCAATTACTGTTAATAGGTTATCAAAGTATAGACAACCCCAATAACCTTAATGGCACTTATTGAGATTGCTATCCTTATCCTGACCCTTTTGTCTTTCATTGCCCTCTTTTACCATTTGCTTAATGGATAAAAGCCATTTAAATCCATTGTAATTAGCCTTGTAGTTATCTGTTACCGATCAAGTTACAACCAATTATTAGTGTTCACCCTGTATTTGAAGATGATATCGATTGAAAAATTCTGGAGTCTGTCACCTGAGATACTTTTTTCTCACCTGAAGACTCATACAAATGGGTTGACAGATACTCAGGCAATCAAACGTCTACAAAAGCAGCAGAAGCAAAACCATATTCGAAAAGCCTGGCAGAGAGATATTTTACTACTGTTATCACAGTATAAAAGCCCACTTATTGGGCTGTTACTATTAGCGGTAGTATTGTCTTTGGCTGCTGGTGAATACTCAGATAGTCTGATAGTGATTATTGTCTTGCTTTTTACTGGCTTACTTGGTTTTTTTCAGGAGCGTAATGCAGGACGGGCAGTGGAAAAGCTGCAAGCATTGGTACATATCAATGCCCAGGTAAAAAGAGCTGGAATAGTGAAACAAGTTCCTATCCATGAAATTGTTCCCGGAGATATTGTTTTGCTCAGTGCAGGCAATATTATTCCCGCAGATGCCTATATTCTCGAATCCAATGATTTACATGTAAGCGAATCCGTACTGACAGGAGAATCGTATCCTACAGAAAAACAAGTCGGCATTTGTAGCGAAAATCTTTCTCTTTCTCAGGTTAAGAACGCTGTTTTTCAGGGAACAAGTGTGATCAGTGGGTCTGCAACTGTCTTAATTGTACAAACAGGACAGCAAACCGAGCTGGGAAAGATTGTTTCTTCACTGGAAACTGCCAGTGAAGAAACCTTTTTTGAAAAAGGCATCCGAAGGTTTGGTTATCTGCTTATGCGGCTGACACTGATTATTTGTCTATTATTAGTAATAGTAAACGTAGGGTTAGACAAACCCTTTATGGATTCGTTGTTGTTTGCCTTAGCCCTTGCAGTTGGAATCGCCCCTGAGTTACTACCTGCCATTGTAACGATTACCTTATCTGCAGGAGCACGCCGGATGGCTGCCCGAAAGGTGATTGTAAAAAAGCTTAGTGCCATCCAGAATATGGGAGCAATTACTATTCTGTGCTGTGATAAAACAGGAACGCTCACAGAAGGAAATGTAGAGGTAAATTCTGTAGTTGGAATAGATGGTCAGTACAGCTCTAAAACTTCCATATATGCCCATTGGAACGCAGTGCAGGAAAGTGGGTTTTGTAATCCTATCGATGAAGCACTGAGAAAACTGACCAATACTGATATAAACTCATGGAATACAAAGCTGTATAAAAAAACAGGTGAGCTTCCTTATGATTTCATACGTAAACGGTTGAGTATTGCTCTAATCATTGAGAACCAACAACTACTAATTACCAAAGGGGCGGTAGACAATATAGTAGCCTGTTGTAGCTATGCTGAAGAGCCTGATGGAAACAAGGTTGCTATAGACTCAGTACGATCTAGTTTGCAAAGACAAACAGAACAATTCTGTTCACAGGGACTACGTATCATTGGGGTTTGTTACAAACCCATCTCTTTCGATATAAATGTGAGTAAGGAGCAGGAAAAAGAAATGATATTTTTAGGGTTTATTACCTTTGTGGACCCTCCCAAACAAGGTGTTGTTGAGTCTGTCAGAAGACTTAAAGAAACAGGCATTGCGCTTAAACTCATTAGTGGGGATAATCGCCTGGTTGTAAAACATGTGGCTACTCAGATTGGACTGCGTTGCCAGACCATTCTGACCGGATCAGACTTACACCACATTTCCAGTCAAGCTCTTGAGCGAAAAGTAGAACAGGTAGATGTTTTTGCAGAAATAGAGCCTTCACAAAAAGAACGCATTATCAAAGCTCTTCAGCAAGGAGGAAGTACAGTAGGTTATCTGGGGGATGGGATTAATGATGCCAATGCCCTTAAAGCCTCCGACGTTGGTATTTCAACAGAAAATGCGGTTGACGTAGCCAGGGAAGCGGCCGATTTTGTTTTACTGGAAAAAAATATAGATGTACTCTGTGAAGCCATAGTTGAAGGACGCAAAACCTTTGTCAACACCCTAAAATACATCTTTGTGACAACCAGTGCCAATTTTGGTAATATGTTCAGTGTAGCTGTATCCTCACTTGTGCTACCCTTTTTGCCACTTCTTCCCACTCAGATTTTGCTTACCAACTTTCTTTCAGATATTCCTTCCCTGGCTATAGCCTCAGACAAAGTAGATGCAGAACTTATTGCCAAACCAAGAAAATGGGATATGAAAATTATTCAGCGGTTCATGTATGTATTTGGCGTACAAAGCTCATTGTTTGACTTTCTGACCTTTTATATTTTGTTAGCAATATTTCACACAAAACCTAAAGAATTTCGGACGGGTTGGTTTATCGAATCGGTAATTTCTGAAATTCTTATTCTTCTGGTAATCCGTACACGCCATCTGTTTTTTCAAAGTCTGCCCAGTTCCTACCTGATTTGGGCCAGCCTAATTACCTGCAGTATAGTATTTGCTTTGCCTTATTTACCTTTTGCGTCTGCCTTTGATCTATACCCTCTATCTGGTAAACTCTTGGCTGCCATGGTAGGGATTGCTATTTTGTATATTGTCTTGACAGAAATTACCAAGCGGTTATTTGTTAAAAGTATCTTGTAAGGGATTCTTGCTTGTTGAAAGTTTGGAAATAATTTGTAACTAAAATCAACAGATATAGTAAGCCATACAGTTGTACTAAGACTGCTGAGACGGGTCTTATTGAGATGGTTTGCATAGTGAAAACCAGGCAGAATTATAGTCAATAAAGTATAGCTATACAC is a genomic window of Xanthocytophaga agilis containing:
- the mgtA gene encoding magnesium-translocating P-type ATPase, which codes for MISIEKFWSLSPEILFSHLKTHTNGLTDTQAIKRLQKQQKQNHIRKAWQRDILLLLSQYKSPLIGLLLLAVVLSLAAGEYSDSLIVIIVLLFTGLLGFFQERNAGRAVEKLQALVHINAQVKRAGIVKQVPIHEIVPGDIVLLSAGNIIPADAYILESNDLHVSESVLTGESYPTEKQVGICSENLSLSQVKNAVFQGTSVISGSATVLIVQTGQQTELGKIVSSLETASEETFFEKGIRRFGYLLMRLTLIICLLLVIVNVGLDKPFMDSLLFALALAVGIAPELLPAIVTITLSAGARRMAARKVIVKKLSAIQNMGAITILCCDKTGTLTEGNVEVNSVVGIDGQYSSKTSIYAHWNAVQESGFCNPIDEALRKLTNTDINSWNTKLYKKTGELPYDFIRKRLSIALIIENQQLLITKGAVDNIVACCSYAEEPDGNKVAIDSVRSSLQRQTEQFCSQGLRIIGVCYKPISFDINVSKEQEKEMIFLGFITFVDPPKQGVVESVRRLKETGIALKLISGDNRLVVKHVATQIGLRCQTILTGSDLHHISSQALERKVEQVDVFAEIEPSQKERIIKALQQGGSTVGYLGDGINDANALKASDVGISTENAVDVAREAADFVLLEKNIDVLCEAIVEGRKTFVNTLKYIFVTTSANFGNMFSVAVSSLVLPFLPLLPTQILLTNFLSDIPSLAIASDKVDAELIAKPRKWDMKIIQRFMYVFGVQSSLFDFLTFYILLAIFHTKPKEFRTGWFIESVISEILILLVIRTRHLFFQSLPSSYLIWASLITCSIVFALPYLPFASAFDLYPLSGKLLAAMVGIAILYIVLTEITKRLFVKSIL